A segment of the bacterium genome:
ATTGAATTGATTCCAATTTGAACTCTTTAGTATAAATACGACGCGCTCTCTTTGTCATGTGGACACCTCCTTCTTCCATAATATAAAAAGTGCTTAACTCTATGTCCACTAAAATATAGCAAGTTCAAAACTAAATTAATTATGATAAACAAAATGTCAAGTAAGAAGCAAACTCATTCGTGCATTCATGGCAAAAATATTGGAGTTAGACAATGTCTAAAAACAAATTAACCATAAGAAACAGCACAGCAGAATTTTTGATATTTACATCCCAAGCCGGAGAAAATGGCATAGAAGTCCGTATTGAAGATGAAAATCTCTGGCTTACTCAAAAACTTATTGCAAAACTGTTTAATGTTCATGTTGCAACAATTAATGAACATCTTAAAAATATTTATAAAAGCGGCGAACTTAAAAGAACGGCAACTATTAGGAAATTCCTAATAGTTCAAACCGAAGGTAAACGCCAAGTATCAAGAAATGTGGACTTTTACAATCTCGATGCCATTATTTCAGTCGGTTATAGAGTAAATTCCATAAGGGCAACTCAATTCAGACAATGGGCTACAAAGGTATTAAAGGAGTTTGCTATAAAAGGCTTTGTGCTTGACAAAAAACGACTTGAAAACGGTTCTTATTTTAATGAAAACTATTTCGAAGAGCTACTGTCCGAAATAAGAGAAATACGCCTTTCCGAGCGTAAATTTTATCAAAAAATCACTGATATTTATGCAACAAGTCTTGATTATGATAAAGATGCAAAAACGACAAAAGAGTTTTTTGCAAAAGTCCAAAATAAACTACACTACGGTATTCACGGACACACTGCAGCAGAACTTATTTACAAACGAGCCGACAGCAATCAAGATAAAATGGGCTTAACAAGTTGGAAAAATTCTCCTGACGGTAAAATTTTAAAAACCGATGTTACTGTTGCCAAAAACTATCTGACAAAAGAGGAATTAGAATCACTAGGTAGGATTGTGAATGCTTATTTGGACCTTGCTGAAGAACGAGCTAAAAGACAAATACCAATGACTATGGAAGACTGGGCAAAACGCCTTGACCTCTTTTTAGAGTATGATGATAGAGCTGTCTTAAAAGATGCCGGTAAAATAACGGCTGAAATTGCTAAAAATAAAGCCGAAAGTGAATTTGAAAAATACCGTATAACACAAGACAGACTT
Coding sequences within it:
- a CDS encoding virulence RhuM family protein; translation: MSKNKLTIRNSTAEFLIFTSQAGENGIEVRIEDENLWLTQKLIAKLFNVHVATINEHLKNIYKSGELKRTATIRKFLIVQTEGKRQVSRNVDFYNLDAIISVGYRVNSIRATQFRQWATKVLKEFAIKGFVLDKKRLENGSYFNENYFEELLSEIREIRLSERKFYQKITDIYATSLDYDKDAKTTKEFFAKVQNKLHYGIHGHTAAELIYKRADSNQDKMGLTSWKNSPDGKILKTDVTVAKNYLTKEELESLGRIVNAYLDLAEERAKRQIPMTMEDWAKRLDLFLEYDDRAVLKDAGKITAEIAKNKAESEFEKYRITQDRLFESDFDREIKKMLKENK